The Blastomonas fulva genome contains a region encoding:
- a CDS encoding saccharopine dehydrogenase family protein: MSPRENREFDVIVYGASGFTGRLVAEYLQNTYGQGGDAPKWAVAARSADKMAAVLAEMGLPADTPVVVADADAPETIEAMARRTKVVLTTVGPYQLYGEPLVAACAANGTDYVDLCGEPAWMRQMIDKYDAAAKASGARIVFSTGFDSIPFDLGVLMLQKECVTRFGKPAPRIKGRVRAMQGTFSGGTAASLKATMAAAAKDPAVLGYLVNPFSLAGGFEGPAQPKGNKPEHDEALGSWAAPFIMAPINTKNVHRTNALLGHPYGQDFVYDEMMLTGPGEKGEAIAKHLATTDMMGGEGGPKPGEGPSKEERENGFYDVLFIAEMPDGQVQTYGVKGDKDPGYGSTSKMIAESALCLVQDVPAGEGGIVTPGAVLGDKLVARLVAKAGLSFAAE; the protein is encoded by the coding sequence ATGTCGCCCAGAGAGAACCGCGAATTCGATGTGATCGTCTATGGTGCCAGCGGCTTTACCGGGCGGCTGGTCGCCGAATATCTGCAGAACACCTATGGCCAGGGCGGCGATGCGCCCAAATGGGCGGTCGCGGCGCGCTCGGCCGACAAGATGGCAGCGGTGCTTGCCGAAATGGGCCTTCCCGCCGACACGCCGGTGGTGGTCGCCGATGCCGACGCGCCCGAGACGATCGAGGCGATGGCCAGGCGCACCAAGGTCGTGCTGACCACCGTCGGCCCGTACCAGCTTTATGGCGAACCTCTGGTCGCCGCCTGCGCTGCCAATGGCACCGATTATGTCGACCTGTGCGGCGAGCCTGCCTGGATGCGCCAGATGATCGACAAGTATGACGCCGCCGCCAAGGCCAGCGGTGCGCGCATCGTGTTTTCGACGGGTTTCGATTCGATCCCCTTCGATCTGGGCGTGCTGATGCTGCAGAAGGAATGCGTCACCCGCTTCGGCAAGCCTGCCCCTCGGATCAAGGGCCGGGTGCGGGCAATGCAGGGCACCTTCTCGGGCGGTACCGCCGCCTCGCTCAAGGCGACGATGGCCGCTGCTGCCAAGGATCCCGCGGTGCTGGGCTATCTGGTCAACCCGTTCAGCCTGGCGGGCGGCTTCGAAGGCCCCGCCCAGCCCAAGGGCAACAAGCCCGAGCACGACGAGGCCCTCGGCAGCTGGGCCGCGCCGTTCATCATGGCGCCGATCAACACCAAGAACGTCCACCGCACCAACGCGCTGCTGGGTCACCCCTATGGCCAGGATTTCGTCTATGACGAGATGATGCTCACCGGTCCGGGCGAAAAGGGCGAGGCGATCGCCAAGCACCTCGCCACCACCGACATGATGGGCGGCGAAGGCGGCCCCAAGCCCGGCGAAGGCCCCAGCAAGGAAGAGCGCGAAAACGGTTTCTACGACGTGCTGTTCATCGCCGAGATGCCCGATGGCCAGGTTCAAACCTATGGCGTCAAGGGCGACAAGGACCCCGGCTATGGCTCGACCTCCAAGATGATCGCCGAAAGCGCGCTGTGCCTGGTGCAGGACGTGCCCGCAGGCGAAGGCGGCATTGTGACCCCGGGCGCGGTGCTGGGCGACAAGCTGGTTGCGCGGCTGGTGGCAAAGGCCGGACTGAGCTTCGCGGCGGAATGA
- a CDS encoding metallophosphoesterase family protein, with translation MLKALLRRKPKPAAPIDTARLPDGRRVYAIGDVHGRRDLLDQLLDQIVADDRARGAADTHIVFLGDLMDRGPDSSGVIDRAIEVSQSLGENAHFLMGNHEEVYLGAASGDEKLVRFFCKIGGRETILSYDITPQDYNELSMEELAARMPALLTRRHVDFVSGFKDRIVMGDYAFVHAGVRPGVPIEDQRPKDLRWIREDFIMDEAPHDKLIVHGHTITDDVEECPNRIGIDTGAYMSGMLTALCLEGGERWYLKTGQ, from the coding sequence ATGCTCAAGGCCTTGCTGCGCAGAAAGCCGAAACCGGCTGCCCCGATCGATACCGCGAGACTTCCTGACGGTCGGCGTGTCTACGCGATCGGCGATGTGCACGGTCGCCGTGACCTGCTCGACCAGCTGCTCGACCAGATCGTCGCCGACGACCGCGCGCGCGGCGCCGCCGACACTCATATCGTGTTCCTTGGCGACTTGATGGATCGCGGCCCAGACAGCTCGGGCGTGATTGATCGCGCCATCGAGGTGTCGCAATCGCTGGGCGAAAACGCGCACTTCCTGATGGGCAACCACGAAGAGGTGTATCTGGGCGCTGCCAGCGGCGACGAGAAGCTGGTGCGCTTCTTCTGCAAGATCGGCGGTCGCGAAACCATTCTGAGCTATGACATCACGCCGCAGGACTATAACGAGCTGAGCATGGAAGAGCTCGCCGCGCGGATGCCGGCGCTGTTGACGCGCAGGCATGTCGATTTCGTGTCGGGTTTCAAGGATCGCATCGTGATGGGCGATTATGCCTTTGTCCACGCGGGCGTCCGCCCCGGCGTGCCGATCGAGGACCAGCGGCCCAAGGATCTGCGCTGGATCCGCGAGGATTTCATTATGGATGAAGCCCCGCACGACAAATTGATCGTGCACGGCCACACCATCACCGACGACGTCGAGGAATGCCCCAACCGCATCGGAATCGATACCGGTGCCTATATGAGCGGCATGCTCACCGCGCTGTGCCTTGAAGGCGGTGAGCGCTGGTATCTCAAGACCGGACAATAG
- a CDS encoding M20/M25/M40 family metallo-hydrolase → MHKITTLVAALALFTVPAHAEVEADPARLRADVEKLVSFGTRHTLSSPDHPTRGIGAARRWAAAEFAKIGKACGGCITIEQLDRRFTGPRAPNGVNVVNVLGVQQGSGDPDDVIIISAHIDSRVSDIADFTSDAPGANDDGSGVALVLEAARVLSKQKFAPTIIYAVLSGEEQGLWGGRLIAETARARGWRVRALLNNDIVGNTEGQDGRKVSDRVRVFSEGIRASESMTEAMARRGSGGEDDGPSRALMRAAQRVGKARGDLGLEVFGVRRPDRFSRGGDHLPALELGYPAIRFTVGVENYDHQHQDIRLEGDRKFGDTIDEMDFPYLARVTALNVAVIRELASAPAAPASAMLGGALSSDTQVSWAEVPGAARYKVYWRRADARDWEQSAETTDIKMTLPGVIVDDHFAGVAAISESGAESAITFAGLPPR, encoded by the coding sequence ATGCACAAAATTACAACGCTGGTCGCAGCCCTGGCCCTGTTCACTGTCCCCGCGCACGCCGAGGTCGAGGCTGACCCGGCGCGGCTGCGCGCGGATGTCGAGAAACTGGTGAGCTTCGGCACTCGTCACACATTGTCCTCGCCCGACCATCCCACCCGCGGAATCGGCGCCGCGCGGCGCTGGGCGGCGGCGGAATTCGCGAAGATCGGCAAGGCCTGTGGCGGCTGCATCACCATCGAGCAGCTCGACCGGCGTTTCACCGGGCCGCGCGCACCCAATGGGGTGAATGTGGTCAACGTGCTGGGCGTGCAGCAGGGCAGCGGCGATCCCGATGACGTGATCATCATCTCCGCACACATCGACAGCCGGGTGTCGGACATCGCCGATTTCACCAGCGATGCCCCCGGCGCGAACGACGACGGATCGGGTGTCGCGCTGGTGCTCGAGGCCGCGCGGGTGCTGAGCAAGCAGAAATTCGCGCCCACCATCATCTATGCGGTGCTCTCGGGCGAAGAGCAGGGCCTGTGGGGTGGGCGGCTGATCGCGGAGACCGCCCGCGCGCGCGGCTGGCGGGTGCGCGCGCTGCTCAACAACGACATCGTAGGGAACACCGAGGGTCAGGATGGCCGCAAGGTCAGCGACCGGGTGCGGGTGTTCTCAGAAGGCATCCGCGCGTCCGAATCGATGACCGAGGCGATGGCCCGGCGCGGCAGCGGGGGCGAGGATGACGGCCCATCGCGTGCGCTGATGCGCGCCGCACAGCGTGTCGGCAAGGCACGCGGCGACCTTGGCCTTGAAGTCTTCGGAGTGCGCAGGCCCGATCGCTTCAGCCGCGGCGGCGACCATCTTCCTGCGCTGGAGCTGGGCTATCCCGCGATCCGCTTCACCGTTGGCGTGGAAAATTACGACCACCAGCATCAGGACATCCGCCTGGAGGGCGACCGCAAGTTCGGCGACACCATCGACGAGATGGACTTTCCCTATCTCGCACGCGTGACCGCGCTCAACGTCGCGGTGATCCGCGAGCTTGCCAGCGCGCCAGCGGCGCCCGCCAGCGCGATGCTGGGAGGGGCGTTGAGCAGCGACACCCAGGTCAGCTGGGCCGAGGTTCCGGGGGCTGCGCGCTACAAGGTCTATTGGCGCAGGGCCGATGCCCGCGACTGGGAACAATCGGCAGAAACCACCGATATCAAGATGACCCTGCCCGGCGTGATCGTGGACGATCACTTTGCCGGGGTGGCCGCGATTTCGGAAAGCGGCGCGGAGAGCGCGATCACCTTTGCGGGCCTGCCGCCCCGGTAA
- a CDS encoding Crp/Fnr family transcriptional regulator has protein sequence MNDCSSCIVRNRAICASLTGDELAVLGKMGRRQKVKSGHTLLWEGDDAPVVANVLEGVLKLVVSASDGREQIVGVVFPSDFIGRPFGKESPYSVTAMTDAEVCIFNRNSFDDFASEHPDLQQKLLRRTLDELDRARHWMMLLGRKSASEKVASFLLEMADRLSGQGCNADGSLNGFELPFGRQQIADILGLTIETTSRQLTRMKGDGLLALPSRREIVIRNRAAMEELAG, from the coding sequence ATGAACGATTGCTCATCCTGCATTGTGCGAAATCGCGCGATCTGCGCCAGCCTGACCGGGGACGAACTTGCGGTCCTGGGCAAGATGGGTCGGCGGCAGAAGGTCAAGTCGGGCCACACGCTGTTGTGGGAAGGCGATGACGCGCCTGTCGTCGCCAATGTGCTCGAAGGCGTATTGAAGCTGGTCGTGTCCGCATCGGACGGGCGCGAGCAGATTGTCGGGGTGGTGTTTCCCTCCGACTTCATCGGCCGCCCCTTCGGCAAGGAAAGCCCCTATAGCGTCACCGCGATGACCGATGCCGAAGTGTGCATCTTCAACCGCAACAGCTTTGACGATTTCGCCAGCGAGCATCCGGACCTGCAGCAGAAGCTGCTGCGCCGCACGCTCGACGAGCTCGACCGGGCGCGGCACTGGATGATGCTGCTTGGCCGCAAGTCGGCTTCCGAGAAGGTCGCATCCTTCCTGCTCGAGATGGCCGATCGGCTGTCCGGCCAGGGCTGCAATGCCGATGGCTCGCTCAACGGCTTCGAACTTCCCTTCGGACGCCAGCAGATCGCCGACATATTGGGGCTGACGATCGAGACGACCAGCCGCCAGCTCACCCGGATGAAGGGGGATGGCCTGCTCGCCCTGCCATCACGGCGCGAAATCGTGATCCGCAATCGCGCCGCGATGGAGGAATTGGCCGGCTAG
- a CDS encoding OmpW/AlkL family protein gives MKKSVVPFAMLAALLAVPGQAMAQSGEVHFKILGTLVAPDGKIRDVKLDRIGLPAGSQTKANDNFVPTVAIEYFLADSISVETIAGVTQHDVDGRGALAGAGLVSNAKIVPATVTLKYHFGKAGGIRPYVGVGPSYFIFINEKPGATTRTLGATSQKINDTVGAALQAGVDVPINDKGMFVSVDAKRYFMRPLASWRANGVEVLRTRHELDPWVISAGLGFRF, from the coding sequence ATGAAAAAATCTGTCGTACCGTTCGCTATGCTTGCCGCGCTTCTGGCCGTTCCGGGCCAGGCGATGGCGCAAAGCGGTGAGGTGCATTTTAAGATCCTGGGCACGCTCGTCGCGCCCGACGGCAAGATCAGGGACGTCAAGCTGGACCGCATCGGCCTGCCCGCGGGCAGCCAGACCAAGGCCAACGACAATTTTGTCCCCACGGTGGCGATCGAATACTTCCTGGCCGATTCGATCTCGGTGGAGACGATCGCCGGAGTCACCCAGCATGATGTCGATGGACGCGGCGCGCTGGCGGGGGCTGGCCTGGTTTCCAACGCCAAGATCGTGCCCGCCACGGTCACGCTGAAATATCATTTCGGCAAGGCAGGGGGCATTCGGCCCTATGTCGGCGTGGGGCCCAGCTACTTCATCTTCATCAACGAAAAGCCCGGCGCCACGACACGAACGCTGGGCGCGACCAGCCAGAAGATCAACGATACCGTAGGTGCCGCACTGCAGGCGGGTGTCGATGTTCCGATCAACGACAAGGGCATGTTCGTCTCTGTCGATGCCAAGCGCTATTTCATGCGCCCGCTCGCCAGCTGGCGCGCCAACGGGGTCGAGGTTCTGCGCACCCGGCACGAGCTTGACCCCTGGGTGATCAGCGCAGGGCTCGGTTTCCGGTTCTGA
- the ccoN gene encoding cytochrome-c oxidase, cbb3-type subunit I encodes MDGLVLRAGGWLGLALLALAMAILAVDWPFAVHMTIVMIACLAVLWFTISRADYGAMARGMLKLPADLGQYDDDPVRWGVIATLFWGVAGMAAGLFIALQLAFPMLNLNFEYTTFGRLRPLHTSAVIFAFGGNALIATSFYVVQRTCRARLAFPSMARFVFWGYQLFIVLAATGYLMGVTEAKEYAEPEWYVDLWLTVVWLCYLAVFIGTIVRRREPHIYVANWFYLAFIITVAMLHVVNNLSMPASIFGSKSYSAFAGVQDALTQWWYGHNAVGFFLTAGFLAMMYYFVPKQAERPVYSYRLSIIHFWSLIFLYIWAGPHHLHYTALPDWAQTLGMVFSIMLWMPSWGGMINGLMTLNGAWDKIRTDPIIRMMVMALAFYGMSTFEGPMMSIKWVNSMSHYTDWTIGHVHSGALGWNGMITFACVYYLVPRLWNRPRLYSLRMVNWHFWLSTVGIVFYAAAMWVAGMMQGLMWREYGADGYLVYSFVESVAAMHPMYLIRAAGGLLYLAGFIVMIVNVWATIKGHIREEKPMTETPHNPAADRPLVAAAAVKGA; translated from the coding sequence ATGGATGGTTTGGTTTTAAGGGCCGGTGGCTGGCTGGGGCTGGCTTTGCTGGCACTCGCGATGGCGATACTGGCGGTCGATTGGCCGTTTGCGGTGCACATGACGATCGTGATGATCGCTTGCCTGGCGGTATTGTGGTTCACGATCAGTCGCGCCGACTATGGCGCGATGGCGCGGGGCATGCTGAAACTGCCCGCCGATCTTGGCCAGTATGACGACGACCCGGTCCGCTGGGGTGTCATTGCGACGCTGTTCTGGGGCGTCGCCGGGATGGCCGCGGGGCTGTTCATCGCGCTGCAGCTCGCCTTCCCCATGCTCAACCTCAATTTCGAATACACCACCTTCGGACGGCTGCGGCCACTGCACACCTCTGCGGTGATCTTCGCGTTCGGCGGCAATGCGCTGATCGCGACCAGCTTCTATGTCGTCCAGCGCACCTGCCGCGCGCGCCTCGCCTTCCCGTCGATGGCCCGCTTCGTGTTCTGGGGCTATCAGCTGTTCATCGTGCTGGCCGCCACCGGCTATCTTATGGGGGTCACCGAAGCCAAGGAATATGCCGAGCCCGAATGGTATGTCGATCTGTGGCTGACGGTCGTGTGGCTGTGCTACCTCGCGGTTTTCATCGGCACCATCGTGCGCCGCCGCGAGCCGCACATCTATGTCGCCAACTGGTTCTATCTCGCCTTCATCATCACCGTGGCCATGCTCCACGTGGTCAACAACCTGTCGATGCCCGCCTCCATCTTCGGATCGAAGAGCTACTCGGCGTTCGCAGGCGTGCAGGATGCGCTGACCCAGTGGTGGTACGGCCATAACGCGGTCGGCTTCTTCCTGACCGCGGGCTTCCTGGCGATGATGTATTACTTCGTCCCCAAGCAGGCCGAGCGTCCGGTCTACAGCTATCGACTGTCGATCATCCACTTCTGGTCGCTGATCTTCCTGTATATCTGGGCAGGCCCGCACCACCTCCACTACACCGCGCTGCCCGACTGGGCGCAGACGCTGGGCATGGTGTTCTCGATCATGCTGTGGATGCCCAGCTGGGGCGGGATGATCAATGGCCTGATGACGCTCAACGGCGCCTGGGACAAGATCCGCACCGATCCGATCATCCGCATGATGGTGATGGCGCTCGCCTTCTACGGCATGAGCACCTTCGAAGGCCCGATGATGTCGATCAAATGGGTCAACTCGATGTCGCACTACACCGACTGGACCATCGGCCACGTCCACTCCGGCGCTTTGGGCTGGAACGGCATGATCACCTTTGCCTGTGTCTATTATCTGGTGCCGCGCCTGTGGAACCGTCCGCGCCTGTACAGCCTGCGCATGGTCAACTGGCACTTCTGGCTCTCGACCGTGGGCATCGTGTTCTACGCCGCCGCGATGTGGGTCGCCGGCATGATGCAGGGCCTGATGTGGCGCGAATACGGAGCCGACGGATACCTCGTCTACAGCTTCGTCGAAAGCGTCGCGGCGATGCACCCGATGTACCTGATCCGCGCTGCGGGCGGCCTGCTCTATCTCGCCGGGTTCATCGTGATGATCGTCAACGTCTGGGCCACGATCAAGGGCCATATCCGCGAGGAAAAGCCGATGACCGAGACGCCCCACAACCCCGCTGCTGACCGTCCGCTGGTCGCTGCCGCCGCCGTCAAGGGAGCCTGA
- the ccoO gene encoding cytochrome-c oxidase, cbb3-type subunit II, producing the protein MADTNAEPRFSHKKLERNVTLLGLGALVAVAIGGIVEIAPLFWIDNTIEKVDGMRPYTPLELSGRNIYMREGCYTCHSQMIRPFRDEVERYGHYSLAAESMYDHPFQWGSKRTGPDLARVGNRYSDEWHRAHLIDPRSVVGESIMPPYAFLAERELDAGDMANDLTALSRVGVPYDKAAIAAANADLKAQADPNADGAAELQARYPKAQVRDFDGDPTRITEMDALIAYLQMLGTLVDVEKAAPQDQGAAPAPAAAAATSATAKGVRP; encoded by the coding sequence ATGGCCGACACCAACGCCGAACCGCGCTTCAGCCACAAGAAGCTGGAACGCAACGTCACCCTGCTGGGGCTGGGCGCGCTGGTCGCCGTCGCCATCGGCGGCATCGTCGAGATCGCGCCCTTGTTCTGGATCGACAACACCATCGAGAAGGTGGACGGCATGCGCCCCTACACCCCGCTCGAGCTGTCGGGCCGCAACATCTACATGCGCGAGGGCTGCTATACCTGCCACAGCCAGATGATCCGTCCGTTCCGCGACGAGGTCGAACGGTACGGGCACTACAGCCTGGCCGCAGAAAGCATGTACGACCACCCGTTCCAATGGGGATCCAAGCGCACCGGGCCTGACCTTGCGCGCGTCGGCAACCGCTATTCGGACGAATGGCACCGCGCGCATCTCATCGATCCGCGCAGCGTGGTCGGCGAATCGATCATGCCGCCTTATGCCTTCCTTGCCGAGCGCGAGCTTGACGCAGGCGACATGGCCAACGACCTGACCGCGCTGTCGCGGGTGGGGGTACCCTATGACAAGGCCGCAATCGCCGCCGCCAACGCCGATCTGAAGGCGCAGGCCGATCCGAACGCCGACGGCGCGGCAGAGCTGCAGGCGCGCTATCCCAAGGCGCAGGTCCGCGACTTCGACGGTGATCCGACCCGGATCACCGAGATGGATGCGCTGATCGCCTATTTGCAGATGCTGGGCACTCTGGTCGATGTCGAAAAGGCTGCGCCGCAAGACCAGGGCGCTGCGCCCGCACCCGCCGCCGCCGCTGCGACGTCGGCCACCGCGAAGGGAGTACGGCCATGA
- a CDS encoding cbb3-type cytochrome c oxidase subunit 3, protein MSYDELRHFADSWGLLAMTVLFLGLIAWPFRKGARQHNHDAANMIFRDDDNV, encoded by the coding sequence ATGAGCTACGATGAACTGCGCCACTTCGCCGACAGCTGGGGCCTGCTCGCCATGACCGTGCTGTTCCTCGGCCTTATCGCCTGGCCCTTCCGCAAGGGCGCGCGTCAGCACAACCACGACGCGGCAAACATGATCTTCAGGGACGACGACAATGTCTGA
- the ccoP gene encoding cytochrome-c oxidase, cbb3-type subunit III, which translates to MSDKSRLDEPTGTHTVGHEWDGIEELNTPLPRWWLWTFYACIAWAAVYVVLYPAWPMVNSATQGVLGWSSRGDLEKEMAGHTARRAPIVGAIASIPIAALPSKPELLEAAIQGGSAAFKVHCVQCHGAGGAGVVGLYPSLTDDDWLWGGDLANIETTLIHGIRNPDHDQTRLNVMPAFGRDGILDSAAINDLVSHVRVISRQEKPSAASARGAALFENNCVACHGTNGEGIRELGAPKLTDAVWLYGGSRDAIAKTIHNPRNGVMPRWNDKLDAVTIRMLAAYVHSLGGGEDAPAPVAPAAAEAAAVPDKVPANG; encoded by the coding sequence ATGTCTGACAAATCGCGCTTGGACGAACCCACCGGCACCCACACCGTCGGCCATGAATGGGACGGCATCGAGGAGCTCAACACCCCGCTGCCGCGCTGGTGGCTGTGGACCTTCTACGCCTGCATCGCCTGGGCAGCGGTCTATGTGGTGCTCTATCCCGCCTGGCCGATGGTCAACAGCGCGACGCAGGGCGTGCTGGGCTGGAGCAGCCGCGGCGATCTGGAAAAGGAAATGGCGGGCCACACCGCGCGGCGCGCGCCGATCGTGGGCGCCATCGCCTCCATCCCGATTGCCGCCCTGCCCTCAAAGCCCGAACTGCTCGAAGCGGCGATCCAGGGCGGCAGCGCTGCGTTCAAGGTGCATTGCGTGCAGTGCCATGGCGCGGGCGGCGCAGGCGTTGTCGGCCTCTATCCCAGCCTGACCGATGACGACTGGCTGTGGGGCGGCGACCTTGCCAATATCGAGACCACGCTGATCCATGGCATCCGCAATCCGGACCATGACCAGACCCGCCTCAACGTGATGCCCGCATTTGGCCGCGACGGCATATTGGACAGCGCCGCGATCAACGATCTGGTCAGCCATGTCCGCGTGATCAGCCGCCAGGAAAAACCCAGCGCGGCTTCCGCGCGCGGCGCCGCATTGTTCGAGAACAACTGTGTGGCGTGCCATGGCACCAATGGCGAAGGCATTCGCGAGCTCGGCGCGCCTAAGCTGACCGATGCGGTATGGCTTTACGGCGGGAGCCGCGATGCCATCGCGAAGACCATCCACAACCCCCGCAACGGCGTGATGCCGCGCTGGAACGACAAGCTGGACGCGGTGACGATCCGCATGCTGGCGGCCTATGTCCACTCGCTGGGCGGCGGCGAGGATGCGCCCGCGCCGGTCGCGCCTGCGGCTGCAGAAGCGGCCGCCGTCCCCGACAAGGTCCCGGCCAATGGCTAA
- the ccoG gene encoding cytochrome c oxidase accessory protein CcoG, protein MANPDVLAGSEGPLYAARKGVYPKKVDGTFRRLKWVIMAVTLAIYYGTPWIRWDRGPYAPDQAVLVDLANRRFYMFQIEIWPHEFYYVAGLLIMAGIGLFLVTSAVGRAWCGYACPQTVWTDLFQHVDRLVDGDRNAQIRLANGPWTAEKIARRAAKYAIYLAIAFWTGGAWIMYFADAPTLTRDFWAGDAAFIAYGTVAALTATTFVLGGFMREQVCIYMCPWPRIQTAMMDEKSLLVTYKDWRGEPRGSLKKALAHPGSVGDCVDCNQCVAVCPTGIDIREGPQIGCITCALCIDACDTVMAQVGRPRGLIDYCALDDVAVEKAGGTAPPVLKTLLRPRLMVYLGIWSAIGAAMLFSLGERTRLDLAVQHERSPLFVQLSDGMIRNNYTLKLRNMETRPRKVAITVSGLPGAQLWTENGSREKASQRVLMTISPDSVTRVRLFVAAPSEGPARQDFTIATIGRDGDPRGDEDTIQFDRPEAQ, encoded by the coding sequence ATGGCTAATCCAGACGTGCTTGCAGGCAGCGAGGGCCCGCTCTACGCCGCTCGCAAGGGTGTCTACCCCAAGAAGGTGGACGGCACCTTCCGCCGCCTGAAATGGGTGATCATGGCGGTCACCCTGGCGATCTATTACGGCACGCCGTGGATCCGCTGGGACCGGGGCCCCTATGCGCCCGATCAGGCGGTGCTGGTCGATCTGGCCAACCGGCGGTTCTACATGTTTCAGATAGAGATCTGGCCGCATGAGTTCTATTATGTCGCGGGCCTGCTGATCATGGCGGGGATCGGGCTGTTCCTCGTCACCAGCGCGGTCGGCCGTGCCTGGTGCGGCTATGCCTGCCCGCAGACGGTGTGGACCGATCTGTTCCAGCATGTCGACCGGCTGGTCGATGGCGATCGGAACGCGCAGATCCGGCTCGCCAATGGCCCGTGGACCGCCGAAAAGATCGCGAGGCGCGCGGCCAAATACGCGATCTACCTTGCCATCGCTTTCTGGACCGGCGGCGCGTGGATCATGTATTTCGCCGACGCGCCGACGCTGACCCGCGATTTCTGGGCCGGCGATGCGGCGTTCATTGCCTATGGCACCGTTGCCGCGCTGACCGCGACGACCTTCGTGCTCGGCGGCTTCATGCGCGAGCAGGTGTGCATCTATATGTGCCCCTGGCCGCGTATCCAGACCGCGATGATGGACGAAAAATCGCTGCTGGTGACCTACAAGGACTGGCGCGGCGAGCCGCGCGGCAGCCTCAAGAAGGCGCTGGCGCATCCTGGATCGGTCGGTGATTGCGTCGATTGCAACCAGTGCGTCGCGGTCTGCCCCACCGGTATCGACATCCGCGAAGGACCGCAGATCGGCTGCATCACCTGCGCCTTGTGCATCGATGCCTGCGACACCGTGATGGCGCAGGTCGGCCGCCCGCGCGGGCTGATCGACTATTGCGCGCTCGATGATGTCGCGGTCGAAAAGGCGGGCGGCACCGCTCCGCCGGTGCTCAAGACGCTGCTGCGTCCGCGGCTGATGGTCTATCTCGGTATCTGGAGCGCGATCGGCGCGGCGATGCTGTTCTCGCTGGGCGAACGCACCCGGCTAGATCTTGCCGTCCAGCACGAGCGCAGCCCGCTGTTCGTCCAGCTGTCCGACGGGATGATCCGCAACAACTACACGCTCAAGCTGCGCAACATGGAAACCCGCCCGCGCAAGGTCGCGATCACGGTCAGCGGCCTGCCCGGCGCGCAATTGTGGACCGAGAACGGATCGCGCGAAAAAGCCAGCCAGCGGGTCTTGATGACGATCTCGCCCGACAGCGTCACCCGCGTCCGCCTGTTCGTCGCAGCGCCGTCCGAGGGCCCTGCGCGGCAGGACTTCACCATCGCCACGATCGGCCGCGATGGCGACCCGCGCGGCGATGAAGACACCATCCAGTTCGATCGCCCGGAGGCACAATGA
- a CDS encoding FixH family protein, whose amino-acid sequence MMSTLPAKKLFTGWHMTAILVGFFAIVMAVNFTMARLAYSTFGGKVVENSYVASQQYNDLLARAEVQDQMGWTQSVWLDRTRHMRITLGQDGRPLAITSATATVSHPLGSVPSRTLTMVRDGKGGMISTAPLEQGRWRVDLIVRHDAQEARYRSDVR is encoded by the coding sequence ATGATGAGCACCCTGCCCGCAAAGAAGCTGTTCACCGGCTGGCACATGACCGCAATCCTGGTCGGGTTCTTCGCCATCGTCATGGCGGTGAACTTCACCATGGCGCGGCTGGCCTATTCGACCTTTGGCGGCAAGGTGGTCGAAAACAGCTATGTCGCCAGCCAGCAGTACAACGATCTGCTCGCCCGCGCAGAGGTACAGGACCAGATGGGCTGGACCCAGTCGGTGTGGCTCGATCGGACCCGGCACATGCGCATCACACTGGGGCAGGATGGCCGGCCGCTTGCGATTACGAGCGCCACCGCCACGGTCAGCCACCCGCTGGGCAGCGTGCCTTCGCGCACGCTGACGATGGTGCGCGATGGCAAGGGCGGAATGATCTCCACCGCCCCGCTGGAGCAGGGCCGCTGGCGGGTGGACCTTATCGTCCGCCACGACGCGCAGGAAGCCCGCTACCGGAGCGACGTGCGATGA